A section of the Clostridium omnivorum genome encodes:
- a CDS encoding FAD-dependent oxidoreductase: MLKKIFEPGRIGNLEVKNRLIVPPMLTEFAAEDGRLTERYIRYYEEKAKGGWGLIICEDNVVDPYGAGFKRIAGLWSDDMMEEHTELVERVHKAGAKIAVQVYHAGRESSSVITGRRPVAPSPVQDPTQEETPKELTNEEVRELVEKFAQAIRRCKEAGYDAIELHGAHGYLINQFMSPFSNKRTDEYGGNFMNRLRFPIQIIERAKALVGEHYPIIFRISADEMVEGGLTIEDTKIIAQILEEKGVAALHVSAGVYKSGAIVSAPTVIKTAIFSDYAKEIKRVVNIPVFTVNKIIYPMVAESLLKEGKADFIAMGRASIADPYLPMKAKQGKFDEIIYCIGCRQGCQGKIAMQESVSCLVNPKTGKEVEYEIKEAEVKKKVMVIGGGPVGMEAAIVASKRGHEVTLYEKADRLGGQWLLAAIPPGKELLNTLTVWQKGELQRAGVTVALNTEVTKELVVSEDPDEVIIATGANPIVPPIPGADKQHVFTANDVLQGKVDLKDKVVVIGGGLVGAETADHIAVHNKKVAIVEMLPEIARDMESASKQFLLEELKKYEVPCYVNSKVLEIKDSTIVIETLEGKKELEASQVVLAIGSRSNKSLAKTLENQYKITVIGDASVVGKALDGINLAYKTALVI, translated from the coding sequence ATGCTTAAGAAGATTTTTGAACCTGGCAGAATAGGAAACTTAGAGGTTAAAAATAGACTTATAGTGCCTCCAATGCTTACTGAATTTGCAGCTGAGGACGGTAGGTTAACTGAAAGATATATAAGATATTACGAAGAAAAGGCAAAAGGAGGCTGGGGGCTTATTATCTGCGAAGATAATGTAGTGGATCCTTATGGAGCTGGCTTTAAGAGAATAGCTGGCCTATGGTCAGACGACATGATGGAAGAGCATACGGAACTAGTGGAAAGAGTTCATAAGGCTGGTGCTAAAATAGCAGTTCAAGTTTACCATGCTGGAAGAGAGTCGAGCAGTGTTATAACTGGCAGAAGACCAGTAGCACCTTCACCTGTTCAAGACCCTACACAGGAAGAAACCCCTAAGGAATTGACAAATGAAGAAGTAAGAGAATTAGTTGAAAAGTTTGCACAAGCAATAAGAAGATGCAAAGAAGCTGGATATGATGCAATTGAGCTTCATGGTGCGCATGGGTACCTTATAAATCAGTTTATGTCTCCATTTTCAAATAAGAGAACTGATGAATATGGCGGAAACTTTATGAATAGATTAAGATTTCCTATTCAGATAATAGAAAGAGCAAAGGCTTTAGTTGGAGAGCATTATCCTATCATCTTTAGAATATCTGCTGATGAAATGGTAGAAGGCGGCTTAACTATCGAGGATACTAAAATAATAGCTCAAATACTAGAGGAAAAGGGTGTTGCTGCACTCCATGTATCAGCTGGTGTATATAAGAGCGGCGCTATAGTATCTGCTCCAACTGTAATTAAAACTGCTATATTTTCAGATTATGCTAAAGAAATTAAAAGGGTTGTTAATATACCAGTTTTCACAGTAAATAAAATCATATATCCTATGGTTGCTGAGTCACTATTAAAGGAAGGAAAGGCGGACTTTATAGCAATGGGCAGAGCTTCTATAGCTGATCCATACCTTCCTATGAAGGCTAAACAGGGTAAATTTGATGAGATTATTTACTGTATAGGCTGCAGACAGGGCTGCCAGGGTAAAATTGCCATGCAGGAGTCTGTATCTTGTTTAGTAAATCCTAAAACAGGAAAAGAAGTGGAATATGAAATAAAAGAAGCTGAGGTTAAGAAAAAGGTCATGGTTATAGGGGGCGGACCAGTTGGTATGGAAGCTGCTATTGTAGCTTCAAAACGTGGACATGAAGTAACTCTATATGAAAAAGCCGACAGGCTAGGCGGTCAATGGCTTCTTGCTGCTATTCCACCAGGAAAAGAGCTTTTAAATACACTAACAGTATGGCAAAAGGGAGAACTGCAGAGGGCTGGAGTTACGGTAGCATTAAATACAGAAGTAACAAAGGAATTAGTAGTAAGTGAAGATCCAGATGAGGTTATAATTGCAACTGGAGCTAATCCAATAGTTCCGCCAATACCTGGAGCAGATAAGCAGCATGTATTTACTGCAAATGATGTGCTTCAAGGAAAGGTTGACTTAAAAGATAAGGTAGTTGTTATAGGTGGTGGACTTGTGGGCGCTGAAACTGCTGATCATATAGCTGTGCACAATAAAAAGGTGGCTATAGTTGAAATGCTTCCTGAAATAGCTAGAGATATGGAAAGTGCTTCAAAACAATTTCTATTAGAAGAACTAAAAAAGTATGAAGTGCCATGCTATGTAAATTCTAAGGTTTTAGAGATTAAAGATTCAACTATAGTAATTGAAACATTAGAAGGTAAAAAGGAACTTGAAGCTTCACAGGTTGTACTTGCAATAGGCTCAAGATCTAACAAATCACTTGCAAAGACTTTAGAAAACCAATATAAGATTACTGTTATAGGTGATGCTTCTGTAGTTGGTAAAGCATTAGATGGTATTAATTTAGCTTATAAGACTGCACTTGTTATATAA
- a CDS encoding glycoside hydrolase family 36 protein: MNIVFSYSLGNKNVSTTFKDNFSNEDFSAKVLLDEKQNYKRLKVSIVPMAELEIYELKVVFHYSFKDSHKIFVNGYQSWTDSREFSVNEKLRTISKLAAPVVKKYQLDKYGDYTFKKYSRKIGDFHGYTYSYIRQGKNLELIGSLSEKSGYTIIEEKVKNNEITIYKECKGHCINSEYEAFDIILTKGSESEVFDTYFSLMNIKKPSCKPMTGWTSWYNYYQNINEDIILENLNNYKALEQKIEIFQIDDGYQTAVGDWLSIDGAKFSRGMKHIADSIKACGFKAGIWLAPFVCETNSEIFKEKKHWILKDEKGEMVFGGSNWSKFYALDIYNKEVRDYIKEVFSVVLNYWGYDMVKLDFLYAVCLVPRKDKTRGQIMTEAMEFLRECVGDKLILGCGVPLGPAFGKVDYCRIGCDVGLDWNDKPYMRLLHRERVSTLNAITNAIGRRQLNGRAFLNDPDVFLLREDNIMLTDTQRETLSRVNSIFGSLIFTSDNIKKYDDKKQLMFNHVMNLKDKVINSVEELKTGFLEVRYSVDDKYYLALINLSEFDMYYRNSFKLNEVFLDREDNASVDDNNLLVKPYECRVFILDNI; this comes from the coding sequence ATGAACATTGTTTTTAGCTACAGCTTAGGAAATAAAAACGTAAGTACAACTTTTAAAGATAATTTTTCAAATGAGGATTTTAGTGCAAAAGTTCTACTTGATGAAAAGCAGAATTATAAAAGACTTAAGGTTTCAATCGTGCCTATGGCAGAACTTGAAATATACGAACTTAAGGTTGTTTTTCATTATTCCTTTAAAGATAGTCATAAAATATTTGTGAATGGTTATCAATCCTGGACTGACAGCAGAGAGTTTTCTGTAAATGAAAAACTAAGAACAATATCAAAGCTTGCAGCTCCAGTAGTTAAAAAATATCAGTTAGATAAGTATGGAGATTACACCTTTAAAAAGTATTCAAGAAAAATAGGTGATTTCCATGGATACACCTATTCCTATATAAGACAGGGAAAAAATCTTGAACTTATAGGGTCTCTATCTGAAAAGAGCGGCTACACCATAATAGAAGAAAAAGTTAAAAACAATGAGATAACAATATATAAGGAATGTAAAGGACATTGCATAAATAGCGAATATGAGGCTTTTGATATAATTTTGACTAAAGGCAGTGAAAGTGAAGTTTTTGATACCTATTTTAGCTTAATGAATATTAAAAAGCCAAGCTGTAAACCTATGACTGGTTGGACAAGTTGGTACAATTACTATCAAAATATTAATGAAGATATAATACTTGAAAATTTAAATAATTATAAAGCTTTGGAACAAAAAATTGAGATATTTCAAATAGATGACGGCTATCAAACTGCAGTAGGGGATTGGCTTTCCATAGATGGAGCTAAATTTTCTAGAGGGATGAAGCATATTGCTGACAGTATAAAAGCTTGCGGCTTTAAGGCTGGAATATGGCTTGCTCCTTTTGTGTGTGAAACAAACTCGGAGATTTTTAAGGAAAAGAAGCACTGGATTTTAAAGGATGAAAAGGGCGAAATGGTGTTTGGAGGCTCTAACTGGAGCAAGTTCTATGCACTTGATATATATAATAAGGAAGTAAGGGATTATATAAAAGAAGTATTTTCTGTGGTGCTGAATTATTGGGGCTATGACATGGTGAAATTGGACTTTTTATATGCTGTATGCCTTGTGCCAAGAAAGGATAAAACTAGAGGCCAAATCATGACTGAGGCTATGGAGTTTTTGCGTGAATGTGTAGGGGATAAATTAATACTAGGCTGTGGGGTACCTCTTGGACCTGCCTTTGGTAAAGTTGATTACTGCAGAATAGGCTGTGATGTTGGACTTGATTGGAATGATAAGCCATATATGAGGCTACTTCACAGGGAGAGGGTATCTACATTAAATGCTATAACAAATGCTATAGGCAGACGCCAGCTGAATGGAAGAGCATTTTTGAATGACCCGGATGTATTCCTTTTGAGAGAGGATAACATAATGCTTACGGATACTCAAAGGGAGACATTATCACGAGTGAACAGTATATTTGGCAGCCTTATTTTCACATCGGACAATATTAAAAAGTATGATGACAAAAAGCAGCTAATGTTCAATCATGTAATGAATTTAAAGGACAAGGTAATAAACAGTGTAGAAGAGCTTAAAACTGGCTTTCTTGAGGTGCGCTACAGCGTAGATGATAAATATTATTTAGCTTTAATTAACCTATCAGAGTTTGATATGTATTATAGAAACAGTTTCAAGCTAAATGAAGTATTTTTAGATAGAGAAGATAATGCTTCAGTAGATGATAATAACCTGCTAGTGAAACCGTATGAATGCAGAGTATTTATTTTAGATAATATATAG
- a CDS encoding diguanylate cyclase domain-containing protein: MEINWLENSVYVDPLTGLPNFLKFIDSDFSEVFSSNGIIMIFDIVGMVHINEQYGRKIGDLCLKSLSSSISNVLSSLKTFYTFRTGGDEFIAVLPELTLKEIGDMPFTINEKHKEFMEENGVYAHEVHTLVQCYDSKIDSIESFYELLLKDSDKKLNDKHGKFSKDRLLRHILSNVTSRIRETVASYNDAYHLALTDDISGLPNQRAGKLYLSNLINEYKIYSTGFSVLFIDGDNLKRYNKISYGAGNDMIKRLSQILVSSVRSGDKVYRWLSGDEFLVILENTSGSNTLRLAERVRSAVEEQSKDWIYPITISIGIANYPEDGCNIDNIIDKAEKANGYAKTTGKNKVVKWESVLI, from the coding sequence ATGGAAATCAATTGGTTAGAAAATAGCGTGTATGTGGATCCTTTAACCGGATTGCCAAACTTTTTAAAGTTCATTGACTCAGACTTTTCAGAGGTATTCAGCAGCAATGGAATAATAATGATTTTTGATATTGTAGGTATGGTTCATATTAATGAGCAGTATGGCAGAAAAATTGGAGATCTATGCCTCAAAAGCTTGTCATCTTCCATAAGTAATGTATTATCTTCCCTTAAAACTTTTTATACCTTTCGTACTGGTGGAGATGAATTTATAGCTGTGCTGCCAGAGCTTACCCTTAAAGAAATAGGGGACATGCCTTTTACTATAAATGAAAAACATAAGGAGTTTATGGAGGAAAATGGTGTTTACGCTCATGAAGTGCATACGCTTGTTCAATGCTATGATTCAAAAATTGATTCTATAGAATCCTTTTACGAACTGCTTCTTAAGGATTCTGATAAAAAGTTAAATGATAAGCATGGAAAGTTTTCTAAGGATAGATTGCTTCGTCATATTCTTTCAAATGTGACTAGTAGAATTAGAGAAACTGTTGCTAGCTATAATGATGCTTATCACCTAGCTCTTACAGATGATATTTCAGGACTACCAAATCAAAGGGCAGGTAAACTCTATTTATCAAACTTAATAAATGAATACAAAATTTATAGTACAGGCTTTAGCGTACTCTTTATTGACGGTGATAATTTAAAAAGGTACAACAAAATAAGCTATGGAGCTGGAAATGACATGATAAAAAGGCTTTCTCAAATACTTGTGAGCTCAGTAAGAAGTGGCGATAAGGTATATAGATGGCTGTCTGGTGATGAATTTTTAGTTATTCTAGAAAACACCTCTGGATCTAACACTTTGAGACTAGCAGAGAGAGTTAGATCAGCTGTTGAAGAGCAATCTAAAGACTGGATATATCCTATTACCATATCTATTGGGATTGCAAATTATCCTGAGGACGGCTGCAATATAGATAACATTATAGACAAGGCTGAAAAAGCCAATGGCTATGCTAAAACAACCGGTAAAAATAAAGTTGTAAAATGGGAAAGTGTTTTAATATAA
- a CDS encoding TetR/AcrR family transcriptional regulator: MNNKFYNLPLDRQEQIINGAIKVFSTSNYSNTSTIEIAREAGISKGLIFHYFKNKKELYLFLYKYCASLYTSELEKNYDSKETDFFELLLKSQHFKCKFMKEHPYVYDFVVKVYLENDIEVVDEISQYVKPINDENCKRFFEKVDLNKFKKGVDVALLFKTLLWCSDGFMRNAFKNNISIDEIESEFAKILMQYKENFYKEEFICTSMNTEIEKIIP, encoded by the coding sequence TTGAATAATAAGTTTTATAATTTACCATTAGACAGGCAAGAACAGATTATCAATGGTGCTATAAAAGTCTTCTCTACATCTAATTACAGCAACACCTCCACAATAGAAATTGCTAGAGAAGCGGGGATCTCTAAAGGGCTCATATTTCATTATTTTAAAAACAAAAAAGAGTTATATCTTTTCTTATATAAGTACTGTGCTAGCTTATATACAAGTGAATTAGAAAAAAATTACGACTCAAAAGAAACAGATTTCTTTGAGTTACTACTCAAGTCTCAGCACTTTAAATGCAAATTTATGAAAGAACACCCATATGTATATGATTTTGTTGTTAAAGTATATTTAGAAAATGACATTGAAGTTGTAGATGAGATATCTCAATATGTAAAACCTATAAATGATGAAAACTGCAAACGATTCTTTGAAAAGGTAGATTTAAATAAATTCAAAAAAGGCGTAGATGTGGCTCTGCTTTTTAAAACTTTGTTATGGTGTTCTGATGGGTTTATGAGAAATGCATTCAAAAATAATATCAGTATCGATGAAATTGAAAGTGAGTTTGCAAAGATTTTAATGCAATATAAAGAGAATTTTTATAAGGAGGAATTTATATGTACTTCGATGAATACGGAAATAGAGAAAATCATACCATAG
- a CDS encoding methyl-accepting chemotaxis protein yields the protein MLQLRSIRTKLFLSFGSLLIIICLGLGYVAYKSATSALSSNIDDSISRMAAESAEVVQNGIKVQTNTLESLAESEFVKTDKLAAEEKLELLKNEVKRSGHTKMGIADLQGNVKYTDGKSANLADRDYFKGAAAGKVEVSDPLISKVDNSIVLVYAVPIKNNNAVVGVLIAVRDGNALSDFTSDIKFGKSGTAFMVSNNGTTVANQDKNLVLKMDNTLENAKKDTELKSISELIKQMTEGKSGVGEYNYKGSNYYMGFAPVQGSRWSLAITAPKQEVMSKINELITILSFSFIFFVAISIIITIMISRSITKPIKTASDCLSIVATGDFTYEVPKGLLKMRDETGILANTISTMQKSLKALVIKVAEESSNVSRMLIDINEEVNKLTKNIEGISATSEELSAGAEETASATEEMNVTSLEIEKTVEVIASKAQEGSITVGEINSMSNEMKHYAKTSKENALEIYGKTKIDLQMAIDKSKAVNQINELSEAILEITSQTNLLALNAAIEAARAGEAGKGFSVVADEIRKLAEDSKNMVSKIQDVTAVILEAVNNLSSSSGEILEFIDKRVLYDYDSLVNTSEHFSQSSAKVNDIVTDFSATSEELFASMQNMVRSIEEISSASNDEAQGASNIAEEASNITQMSYEVINLSQSAKEKSDSLVKIVSMFKI from the coding sequence ATGTTGCAATTAAGAAGTATCAGAACAAAATTATTTTTATCTTTTGGATCTTTATTAATTATTATTTGTCTTGGACTTGGGTATGTAGCCTATAAATCAGCCACTAGTGCCTTAAGCTCCAACATTGATGATTCTATATCCCGAATGGCAGCTGAATCCGCCGAAGTTGTACAGAATGGAATAAAGGTCCAAACTAATACACTTGAATCACTAGCAGAAAGCGAATTTGTAAAGACAGATAAACTAGCAGCAGAAGAAAAGCTTGAGCTGCTTAAAAATGAAGTTAAGCGAAGTGGACATACTAAAATGGGTATTGCAGATTTACAGGGCAATGTAAAATATACTGATGGAAAAAGTGCAAATCTAGCAGACAGGGATTATTTTAAGGGGGCAGCAGCTGGAAAAGTAGAAGTATCAGATCCGCTAATAAGTAAGGTTGATAACAGCATAGTTTTAGTTTATGCAGTTCCTATAAAAAATAATAATGCAGTGGTTGGAGTACTAATTGCTGTTCGTGATGGCAATGCCCTAAGCGATTTTACTAGTGATATAAAATTCGGTAAAAGCGGCACAGCTTTTATGGTTAGCAATAATGGTACAACCGTAGCAAATCAAGATAAAAATCTTGTACTAAAAATGGATAATACTTTAGAGAATGCGAAAAAAGATACAGAACTAAAGTCTATATCTGAACTAATAAAACAAATGACAGAAGGAAAAAGTGGTGTAGGCGAATATAACTACAAGGGTTCTAATTACTACATGGGCTTTGCTCCAGTGCAAGGATCCCGCTGGTCCTTAGCTATAACAGCCCCAAAGCAGGAAGTAATGTCAAAAATAAATGAGCTTATCACAATATTAAGTTTCAGCTTTATCTTTTTCGTTGCCATAAGTATAATCATTACAATAATGATTTCAAGAAGTATTACTAAACCAATAAAAACAGCCTCTGACTGTTTAAGCATTGTTGCAACAGGAGATTTTACTTATGAGGTTCCTAAAGGGCTTCTTAAAATGAGAGATGAAACAGGTATTTTAGCAAATACAATAAGTACAATGCAAAAGTCCTTAAAGGCTCTTGTAATAAAGGTTGCTGAAGAATCTTCCAATGTGAGCAGAATGCTTATTGATATTAATGAAGAAGTGAATAAGCTTACTAAAAATATAGAGGGAATATCAGCTACCTCAGAAGAACTGTCTGCAGGAGCCGAAGAAACTGCTTCAGCCACTGAAGAAATGAATGTTACCTCCTTAGAAATTGAAAAAACTGTGGAAGTAATTGCTTCAAAAGCCCAGGAGGGTTCAATTACTGTAGGTGAAATAAATAGCATGAGTAATGAAATGAAACATTATGCAAAGACTTCCAAAGAAAATGCCCTTGAAATATACGGAAAAACAAAGATAGATCTGCAAATGGCAATTGATAAGTCAAAGGCTGTAAATCAAATTAATGAATTATCTGAGGCTATTCTTGAAATAACTTCACAAACAAATCTGCTCGCCTTGAATGCAGCAATTGAAGCTGCAAGAGCTGGTGAAGCTGGAAAGGGCTTTTCAGTGGTTGCTGATGAAATAAGAAAGCTGGCAGAAGACTCAAAAAATATGGTTTCTAAAATACAAGATGTTACTGCAGTGATATTAGAAGCTGTAAATAATCTTTCTTCCAGCTCTGGTGAAATTTTAGAGTTTATAGACAAGCGAGTACTATATGATTATGATAGCCTTGTAAATACCAGCGAACATTTCAGCCAAAGCTCTGCGAAAGTAAATGATATAGTAACTGACTTTAGTGCTACTTCTGAAGAGCTCTTTGCTTCGATGCAGAACATGGTTAGATCAATAGAAGAAATATCAAGTGCTTCTAATGATGAGGCTCAGGGTGCTTCAAATATTGCTGAGGAAGCTTCAAATATAACACAGATGTCCTATGAGGTCATAAATCTATCACAATCAGCAAAAGAAAAGTCAGATTCTCTAGTAAAAATAGTTTCTATGTTTAAAATATAA
- a CDS encoding NADH:flavin oxidoreductase produces MKTLFDKTVLKGMKMKNRFVRAGLYLALAGEKGRLTPEIFKIYEELAKGGVGTIITGYSYIREEDQPNTNMVGIYDDSSIEDFKKFTNMIHQYDTNVILQIASGGSLTYAPIGGRKILGPSAVENQTTKITPRAVTKHEIKELAKSYAEAALRAKRAGFDGVEIHTAHGYLLSQFLCPYYNRRTDEYGGSIENRSRILFDVYNQVRKAVGERFPIFFKINSSDYMENGLTIEDSLYVAEALAKLGADAIDVSGGNESSTEAIENNLTTARTGIYNSTEKESYFKDYAIELAKRISIPVILVGGNRHIEVMEELLNKNNIEYFAVGRPLTCEPDLINRWASGDIRKPKCISCNKCYYTPGKRCIIR; encoded by the coding sequence ATGAAAACTCTTTTTGATAAAACTGTGCTGAAGGGCATGAAAATGAAAAATAGATTTGTTAGAGCAGGTTTATACCTTGCTCTAGCTGGAGAAAAGGGAAGATTAACTCCAGAGATTTTTAAAATATATGAGGAATTAGCTAAAGGAGGAGTAGGAACTATCATAACAGGCTACAGCTATATAAGAGAAGAGGATCAGCCTAATACAAATATGGTAGGTATTTATGATGATTCTTCCATAGAGGATTTTAAGAAGTTTACAAATATGATTCATCAATATGATACAAATGTAATTTTGCAAATAGCTAGCGGAGGGTCTCTTACCTATGCTCCTATAGGGGGAAGGAAAATTTTGGGACCATCTGCGGTTGAAAATCAAACTACTAAAATTACACCTAGAGCTGTGACAAAGCATGAAATAAAAGAGCTAGCAAAATCATATGCTGAGGCTGCGTTAAGAGCTAAAAGAGCAGGCTTTGATGGAGTTGAAATTCATACTGCCCATGGCTATTTATTGAGTCAATTCCTATGTCCATACTATAACAGAAGAACTGATGAGTATGGAGGCAGTATTGAAAATCGTTCAAGAATTCTATTTGATGTATATAATCAAGTACGTAAGGCTGTGGGAGAAAGATTCCCTATTTTCTTTAAGATAAATAGTTCAGATTATATGGAAAATGGATTAACTATAGAGGATAGCTTATATGTGGCTGAGGCTTTAGCTAAGCTGGGAGCAGATGCTATTGATGTAAGTGGTGGTAATGAATCAAGCACAGAAGCAATAGAAAATAATCTTACCACCGCAAGAACAGGTATATATAACAGTACTGAAAAGGAAAGCTATTTTAAGGATTATGCCATAGAATTAGCTAAAAGGATTTCCATTCCTGTTATTTTAGTTGGCGGAAACAGGCATATTGAGGTGATGGAAGAGCTTTTGAATAAAAATAACATTGAATACTTTGCAGTAGGAAGACCTCTAACATGTGAGCCAGATTTGATAAATAGATGGGCCTCAGGAGATATTAGAAAACCTAAATGCATATCCTGTAATAAGTGTTATTATACGCCAGGGAAAAGATGCATTATTAGATAA
- a CDS encoding alpha/beta fold hydrolase, whose protein sequence is MYFDEYGNRENHTIVFLHGAAATDTFCNQYCFQNKYHLVVPHLYGSGKEVNEIYDPEKTIKAVAEIIKNLGKDKVTLVGHSLGGELAVAMVSQYEAFFDKAVFLSAWVCASDKSIKMYTKMAKFTCKMLKFGWLIRLQGKYWHYTKRQADFMAEYAKKITPQQYAAWFENRIFLDNLTNYKNVKIPMLAICGTKEVKEMKKSLSELGKRNPYCQTLLLDKANHDFPLRQANKLNPILLNFIDS, encoded by the coding sequence ATGTACTTCGATGAATACGGAAATAGAGAAAATCATACCATAGTTTTTTTGCATGGAGCTGCCGCTACTGATACCTTTTGCAATCAATATTGTTTTCAAAATAAATATCACCTTGTGGTACCACATCTCTATGGCAGTGGAAAAGAAGTAAATGAAATTTACGATCCTGAAAAGACAATTAAAGCTGTTGCTGAAATTATTAAAAATCTCGGAAAAGATAAAGTAACTCTTGTTGGACATTCCTTAGGTGGAGAACTGGCTGTAGCCATGGTGTCACAATATGAAGCATTCTTTGACAAAGCTGTATTTCTAAGCGCTTGGGTTTGCGCTTCAGATAAGTCAATAAAAATGTATACAAAGATGGCTAAATTCACTTGCAAAATGTTGAAATTTGGTTGGCTTATTAGACTTCAAGGAAAGTACTGGCATTATACGAAAAGGCAGGCAGATTTTATGGCTGAATATGCAAAAAAAATAACTCCACAGCAATATGCTGCTTGGTTTGAAAACAGAATCTTTCTAGACAATCTCACCAATTATAAAAATGTAAAAATTCCTATGCTTGCGATATGTGGAACCAAGGAAGTAAAAGAAATGAAAAAATCGTTATCAGAGCTTGGCAAAAGGAATCCATATTGCCAAACCCTATTACTTGATAAAGCAAATCATGATTTTCCGTTAAGACAAGCAAATAAATTAAATCCAATACTACTTAACTTTATTGATTCCTAA
- a CDS encoding nitroreductase family protein, which produces MEFLNLAKQRYSVRDYEKREVEEEKLQRILEAGRIAPTGANRQPQRFIVVRSEEGLSKLKGSANVYGAPLAIIVCADHSATWKRSYDRKDIADIDASIVTDHMMLEATELGIGSVWICHFNPEKLRINFNIPENIEPVNILALGYPAGEAASPDRHDTLRVPLDQLVLGEY; this is translated from the coding sequence ATGGAATTTTTAAATTTAGCAAAACAGCGTTACTCAGTAAGAGACTATGAAAAGAGAGAAGTGGAAGAAGAGAAGCTTCAAAGGATACTAGAAGCGGGCAGAATAGCTCCTACAGGTGCAAATCGCCAGCCTCAAAGGTTTATAGTGGTTAGAAGTGAAGAGGGACTAAGCAAATTAAAGGGAAGTGCCAATGTTTATGGAGCACCTCTTGCTATTATTGTATGTGCTGACCACAGTGCAACCTGGAAGAGATCCTATGATAGAAAGGATATTGCAGATATTGATGCCAGCATTGTTACAGACCATATGATGCTTGAAGCAACAGAGCTTGGTATAGGAAGTGTTTGGATATGCCACTTCAATCCTGAAAAACTTAGAATAAACTTTAACATTCCAGAAAATATAGAGCCAGTAAACATATTGGCTTTAGGTTACCCAGCAGGAGAGGCAGCATCACCAGATAGGCACGATACTTTAAGAGTGCCTCTTGATCAGCTTGTTCTCGGAGAGTATTAA
- a CDS encoding winged helix-turn-helix transcriptional regulator produces MINYNNKQYVCLLDLGFEIIRGKWKAVILCHLIEGPKRFLELQRITCGVSQKVLNEQLRELEEDGLIDKIIYAEVPPRVEYKLTEKGRELAPALKMIEDWSKKHYSEFIQNIEE; encoded by the coding sequence GTGATAAATTATAATAATAAACAATACGTATGTCTTTTAGACCTGGGCTTTGAAATCATAAGGGGAAAATGGAAGGCAGTAATACTATGTCATCTTATTGAAGGACCTAAAAGATTCTTAGAATTGCAGAGAATTACCTGCGGTGTAAGTCAAAAGGTATTAAATGAGCAATTACGTGAGCTTGAGGAAGACGGTTTAATAGATAAAATTATTTATGCTGAAGTACCCCCAAGGGTTGAATATAAGCTGACGGAAAAAGGCAGGGAGCTTGCTCCAGCATTAAAGATGATAGAGGACTGGTCAAAAAAGCATTATAGTGAATTTATACAGAATATTGAAGAATAA